Proteins found in one Solitalea lacus genomic segment:
- the panB gene encoding 3-methyl-2-oxobutanoate hydroxymethyltransferase: MSVNTEIRRITTNTVQEMKMNGEKISMLTAYDYSTAVILDNAGIDVLLVGDSASNVMAGHETTLPITLDQMIYHASSVVRGAKRALVVVDLPFGSYQGNSKEALASAIRIMKESGAHAVKLEGGAEVKESIERIISAGIPVMGHLGLTPQSIYKFGTYTVRAKEEAEAKKLLDDIQLLQQSGCFAAVLEKIPAKLAKEATSLVKIPIIGIGAGPDVDGQVLVINDMLGITKGFRPRFLRQYLNLFEEIGGAVKKYIADVKSQDFPNKKEQY; this comes from the coding sequence ATGTCAGTCAATACCGAAATCAGACGCATTACCACCAATACCGTTCAGGAAATGAAGATGAACGGAGAAAAAATTTCAATGCTTACCGCTTATGATTATTCCACCGCAGTAATCCTCGACAACGCCGGCATTGACGTTCTTTTAGTGGGCGACTCTGCATCAAATGTAATGGCAGGCCATGAAACCACGCTCCCTATTACGCTCGACCAAATGATTTACCATGCATCGTCTGTAGTAAGGGGGGCCAAGCGCGCGTTGGTGGTAGTTGATTTACCTTTCGGTTCGTATCAAGGTAATTCAAAAGAGGCTCTTGCCTCTGCCATTCGCATCATGAAAGAATCGGGTGCGCATGCAGTAAAACTTGAAGGAGGAGCAGAAGTAAAGGAATCAATTGAGCGGATTATTTCAGCTGGAATTCCTGTTATGGGACATTTAGGCTTAACACCACAGTCTATTTATAAATTTGGTACTTATACAGTAAGAGCAAAAGAAGAAGCTGAAGCTAAAAAACTACTGGACGATATTCAATTGCTACAACAATCGGGGTGCTTTGCAGCTGTTTTAGAGAAAATACCCGCAAAACTGGCCAAAGAAGCGACCTCTTTAGTAAAAATCCCAATCATTGGAATTGGAGCAGGACCAGATGTTGATGGTCAGGTATTGGTTATAAATGACATGTTGGGTATAACAAAAGGATTCCGTCCTCGTTTTTTACGTCAATACTTAAACTTATTTGAGGAAATTGGAGGGGCTGTAAAGAAATACATTGCCGACGTAAAAAGTCAGGATTTTCCTAATAAAAAAGAACAATATTAA
- a CDS encoding PKD domain-containing protein, translated as MNESFFKWYLLAIVVSMAFGSCSDDTDMSQTFDIPPLDSSRKTKVNVNYPPTVSAGDDLITVLPDDTVTLEGTFYDEQEKRGQYRWTQLEGPSAATIEKPDEIAVTITNLVSGIYKFEFEGKDSSGLTGKDTVTVNVIEESLFKNKVVFNKISFDCNDRPGGGSSYCVGIITNIYETIPQNQPILVFVSIKSNWQELKNEYFYWANFSKPTSMLYMINDNGDLYIMVDNSSEGNVIVFY; from the coding sequence TTGAATGAAAGCTTTTTTAAATGGTACTTACTTGCAATAGTTGTAAGTATGGCCTTTGGCTCATGTAGTGATGATACAGATATGTCGCAAACTTTTGATATTCCGCCGCTAGATTCTTCACGAAAAACCAAGGTTAATGTTAATTACCCGCCTACTGTTTCAGCAGGTGATGATTTAATAACAGTTCTGCCAGATGATACAGTTACCTTAGAAGGAACTTTTTATGATGAACAGGAAAAGCGGGGACAATATCGATGGACTCAATTGGAGGGGCCATCTGCTGCTACGATTGAAAAACCTGACGAAATAGCAGTTACCATCACTAATTTGGTAAGTGGTATTTACAAATTTGAATTTGAAGGCAAAGACAGTAGCGGCCTGACGGGGAAAGATACAGTAACAGTAAATGTAATTGAAGAATCACTGTTCAAGAATAAAGTGGTTTTTAATAAAATTAGTTTTGATTGCAATGACAGACCTGGTGGTGGTTCCAGCTACTGTGTCGGTATAATCACTAATATTTATGAAACTATACCGCAAAATCAACCAATTCTTGTGTTTGTTAGTATTAAATCTAATTGGCAAGAGCTTAAAAACGAGTATTTCTACTGGGCAAACTTTTCAAAGCCAACGAGTATGCTTTATATGATCAACGACAATGGAGATTTATATATAATGGTCGATAATTCTTCTGAAGGCAATGTGATAGTATTTTATTGA
- the carA gene encoding glutamine-hydrolyzing carbamoyl-phosphate synthase small subunit, with the protein MSTFEKIPAVLLLEDGTVFHGKAAGKIGTTTGEICFNTGMTGYQEIFTDPSYYRQIMVTTNAHIGNYGISDEEVESDSVKIAGLVCKNFTSNYSRKMADESIQEYYLNENVVAISNVDTRQLVRHIRDKGAMNGIISSEILDIEELKKKLAEVPSMEGLELSSEVSTTEPYFYGNSEAAYRVAVLDLGVKKNILRNFDDRDVYCKVFPAKTSFEEMEQWKPHGYFISNGPGDPGAMPYGVETVTKILAANKPMFGICLGHQMLAQANGISTYKMKNGHRGLNHPVKNIIKNHCEVTSQNHGFAVNPDEVKASDKVEITHLNLNDGTIEGIRVKGKKAFSVQYHPESSPGPHDSRYLFDDFVAMLS; encoded by the coding sequence ATGAGCACGTTCGAGAAAATCCCTGCTGTACTGTTGCTTGAGGATGGTACAGTATTCCACGGAAAAGCTGCCGGTAAAATAGGAACCACCACCGGCGAAATATGTTTTAATACCGGAATGACCGGTTATCAAGAAATTTTCACTGACCCTTCTTATTATCGGCAAATCATGGTTACTACCAATGCACATATTGGTAACTATGGTATTTCTGATGAGGAAGTTGAATCAGATTCAGTAAAAATTGCTGGGTTGGTTTGTAAAAATTTTACGTCAAATTATTCGCGTAAAATGGCCGACGAATCAATTCAGGAATATTACTTGAATGAAAATGTAGTTGCCATTAGTAATGTTGACACCCGTCAGTTGGTGCGCCACATTCGTGATAAAGGCGCTATGAACGGTATTATTTCTTCTGAGATTCTTGATATTGAAGAGTTAAAGAAAAAGTTAGCTGAAGTTCCTTCTATGGAAGGTTTAGAACTATCGTCAGAAGTAAGTACAACTGAGCCTTATTTCTACGGAAATTCAGAAGCTGCTTACCGTGTTGCGGTGTTGGATTTAGGGGTGAAGAAAAATATCCTTCGAAATTTTGATGATCGTGATGTTTACTGCAAGGTATTCCCGGCTAAAACTTCTTTTGAAGAAATGGAGCAATGGAAACCACACGGTTATTTTATTTCAAATGGTCCTGGTGATCCTGGTGCTATGCCTTACGGGGTTGAAACTGTAACTAAAATTTTAGCCGCTAACAAACCTATGTTCGGTATTTGTTTAGGTCACCAAATGTTAGCACAGGCAAACGGTATATCAACTTATAAGATGAAAAATGGTCACCGCGGATTAAACCACCCGGTTAAGAACATAATTAAAAATCACTGTGAAGTAACTTCTCAAAACCACGGCTTTGCTGTAAACCCTGATGAAGTGAAAGCCTCGGATAAAGTGGAGATTACTCACCTTAACCTTAACGACGGTACCATTGAAGGTATTCGCGTAAAAGGTAAAAAAGCATTTTCGGTGCAATACCATCCAGAATCGTCTCCAGGTCCGCATGATTCACGTTATTTGTTTGATGATTTTGTAGCTATGCTGAGCTAA
- a CDS encoding RluA family pseudouridine synthase produces MGKGLANTYTYKDIEVLYEDNHLLAINKPAGIAVQADESGDKPLIDFVKDYIKYTYNKPGAAFAGLIHRLDRPVSGVILFAKTSKALERFNKLFKERDIQKTYWAIVKNQPPKLEATLVNYLRKNPQTNTSKAYNTESEVEGALRCELSYKVIAKSDTYYLLEVKPVTGRHHQIRVQLSHMGCPIRGDRKYGFQRSNPDWSINLHARKITFEHPVKKELMEIVAPLPKDPVWHNFGIK; encoded by the coding sequence ATGGGAAAAGGCCTAGCAAATACCTATACATACAAAGACATTGAAGTACTTTACGAAGACAATCACTTACTAGCCATTAATAAGCCTGCAGGTATTGCTGTGCAAGCTGACGAATCAGGAGACAAACCATTAATTGACTTTGTAAAAGACTATATAAAATACACTTATAACAAGCCGGGAGCGGCCTTTGCTGGATTAATTCATCGTTTGGATCGACCTGTCAGTGGTGTTATTTTATTTGCCAAAACAAGTAAGGCGTTGGAGCGCTTCAATAAACTTTTCAAAGAGCGTGATATTCAGAAAACTTATTGGGCTATTGTTAAAAATCAGCCTCCCAAACTCGAAGCTACACTTGTTAATTATTTGAGAAAAAATCCACAAACGAATACCTCGAAAGCATATAATACTGAATCAGAAGTGGAAGGCGCTTTACGTTGTGAATTAAGCTATAAAGTAATTGCCAAATCGGACACTTACTATTTGCTCGAAGTTAAGCCCGTAACCGGACGTCATCACCAAATCAGGGTTCAGTTATCTCATATGGGATGTCCTATACGAGGAGACCGCAAGTATGGTTTCCAACGATCTAACCCCGATTGGAGCATTAACCTCCATGCACGCAAAATCACTTTCGAACATCCAGTGAAAAAAGAGCTAATGGAGATAGTTGCTCCTTTACCTAAAGATCCGGTATGGCATAACTTTGGAATAAAATAA
- a CDS encoding NCS2 family permease → MFEKLFQLSAHNTTVKTEVLAGITTFMTMAYILAVNPSILGTTGMDKAALFTTTALSTIIATLTMAFLANLPIAAAPGMGLNAFFAFTVVQIMGYSWQMAITAVFIEGLIFLVLTFFNVRELIINSIPQTLKDAIPVGIGLFITFIGLQHTGMVTGNTETLVTLGKMTDSKVWIGLVGLLITGVLVSLNIKSAILIGIIAGTIIGIPLGITIIPKEHLISIPPSISPIFAKFVWNDLFSTDMLMVVLTFLFVNLFDTVGTLLGLAAKAGLIDKNGSFPKVKQALFADAFGTTIGAILGTSTITAYVESASGVAAGGRTGLTALSTACMFFIAMFFAPLFLMIPSAATAPALIIVGLFMVSSILTINFDDLTEAIPAFMTMVMMPFTYSIAQGIVFGMLSFVFIKLFTGRASQISITVYVTAILFILKLFWA, encoded by the coding sequence ATGTTTGAAAAACTATTTCAACTTTCTGCTCATAACACAACTGTAAAAACTGAAGTATTAGCTGGAATAACCACATTTATGACAATGGCCTATATTTTGGCTGTTAACCCTTCCATTTTAGGCACGACCGGCATGGACAAAGCAGCATTGTTTACAACCACTGCCTTGTCTACCATTATTGCCACACTAACAATGGCTTTTTTGGCAAACTTACCTATTGCCGCAGCTCCGGGCATGGGCCTTAATGCTTTTTTTGCTTTTACCGTGGTACAAATCATGGGGTATTCATGGCAAATGGCCATAACAGCTGTATTTATTGAGGGCCTGATATTTTTAGTTTTAACCTTCTTTAATGTTCGTGAGTTAATTATTAACAGTATACCCCAAACCTTAAAAGATGCCATACCTGTCGGCATCGGTTTATTTATAACATTCATTGGACTTCAACATACTGGAATGGTTACTGGCAATACTGAAACCCTGGTAACACTTGGAAAAATGACTGACTCAAAAGTTTGGATTGGGTTAGTTGGTTTACTAATTACAGGAGTTTTAGTATCCTTAAATATCAAATCGGCCATTTTAATAGGAATCATTGCAGGAACAATAATTGGTATTCCATTAGGTATAACAATAATACCTAAAGAACATCTAATTAGTATTCCGCCTTCAATATCTCCTATTTTCGCAAAGTTTGTTTGGAATGACTTATTCTCCACCGACATGCTTATGGTTGTCCTAACGTTTCTGTTTGTTAACCTATTTGATACGGTAGGAACCCTTTTAGGCCTTGCAGCCAAGGCGGGACTGATTGACAAAAACGGCAGTTTTCCTAAAGTTAAACAAGCCTTATTTGCCGATGCATTTGGAACTACAATTGGAGCTATTTTAGGAACAAGTACCATAACGGCTTATGTAGAAAGTGCATCAGGAGTTGCTGCAGGTGGCCGAACAGGGCTGACAGCTTTAAGTACTGCTTGTATGTTTTTTATAGCCATGTTCTTTGCGCCGTTATTCCTCATGATCCCCTCGGCAGCAACCGCACCCGCCCTCATAATTGTGGGTCTATTTATGGTTTCTTCTATCTTAACTATAAACTTCGACGACCTTACAGAGGCCATTCCTGCATTTATGACAATGGTAATGATGCCTTTTACCTATAGTATTGCACAAGGCATTGTTTTTGGAATGCTTTCCTTCGTTTTCATCAAACTGTTTACGGGCAGGGCTTCCCAAATTAGCATTACAGTATATGTAACTGCCATCTTGTTTATACTAAAGTTGTTTTGGGCGTAA
- a CDS encoding arsenate reductase family protein produces MNKIYHLSTCSTCSKIIKNAEYAGVKFEKQDIKTQPISTDQLEAMMKLAGSYEALFSRRSQKFRPMGLHEKTLTENDYRDLILQEYTFLKRPVVVSGDKIFVGNSPKVVEEMIGKLK; encoded by the coding sequence ATGAACAAGATATATCACCTTTCAACCTGTAGTACATGCAGTAAGATTATTAAAAACGCCGAATACGCAGGTGTTAAGTTTGAAAAGCAAGACATTAAAACCCAGCCCATAAGTACCGACCAATTAGAAGCAATGATGAAATTAGCAGGATCTTACGAAGCTTTGTTTAGCCGCCGGTCACAAAAATTCAGGCCTATGGGCTTACATGAAAAGACCCTGACAGAAAACGATTACCGTGATTTAATTTTACAAGAGTACACGTTTTTAAAACGCCCGGTTGTAGTTTCAGGAGATAAAATCTTTGTAGGCAACAGTCCAAAAGTTGTAGAGGAAATGATAGGTAAATTAAAGTAA
- a CDS encoding PKD domain-containing protein, with the protein MEILLPTEPLKLVGNFQDGESQKGTYLWRQVSGPSTAKIDDSTTHSIQITNLKTGNYIFEFKAEDSGGLSNSAFVKVNIIDVSSFQHQVLFDKVHWSCPWGCSASINNFFEQLPQYKQGDSLMVFISYNSVWHLIKLTVWDDLSVSARRTPSFKVQLIS; encoded by the coding sequence ATGGAAATTTTGCTTCCCACAGAACCGCTTAAACTTGTTGGTAATTTTCAAGATGGAGAATCACAAAAGGGAACTTATTTGTGGCGACAAGTTTCAGGGCCATCTACTGCTAAAATTGATGACTCTACAACTCATTCAATCCAGATAACCAATTTGAAAACTGGTAACTATATATTTGAGTTTAAGGCAGAAGACAGTGGTGGTTTAAGCAATAGTGCTTTCGTTAAAGTTAATATAATTGATGTATCCTCTTTTCAACATCAAGTATTATTTGATAAGGTTCATTGGAGCTGTCCTTGGGGGTGTTCAGCCTCTATAAATAATTTTTTTGAGCAATTACCACAATACAAGCAAGGCGATTCGCTTATGGTATTTATTAGCTATAATTCAGTTTGGCATTTGATAAAGTTAACAGTTTGGGATGATTTGTCTGTATCCGCCCGACGAACCCCGTCTTTTAAAGTTCAGTTAATTTCTTAA
- a CDS encoding DUF3857 domain-containing protein: protein MKKIRLLFIAVFSFVGAFAQENLSFVKEIPYKFGNVSMNELLLEKYDKDTSANAIVLDEFGESYIDDQDPSMLIVDYYGKLKIFNQKGQPESTIVIPLYVGGFGEEKVDAIQAWTYNLENGKIIKAKLAYKDFVMEKQNDKYNVLKFTFPMVKPGSVLEYKYTLKTPYYFYNFKEWHFQAAIPKVRSEYWAKIPGYFTYKITLKGLEKLTKNSSTVQKECFNPPGRLAADCLFLQVAMDSVPALKAEEFMTTLRNYLSRVEFEIEEFQYTNGSRKKFTNTWEDVERQLLSDPKFGPIFQKNQKFYQQLLKPEFLTITDSLKRATVIVDFLKKELSWNGKHGVLAENEPKDIWSKKEGSVAEINLFLIGMLKAAGLKAEPVILSTRENGYVNNLYPVLTDFNYVVARVMINNKEYLLDITEKMLPFGLLPLRCINNEGRLIVLKKSGWIKLVPNFYDMSQSIINMAVKPNGSVQGTCQMSKLYYQALNDRKEIARFSTLDDYVKAYQKKLTPVKISDFKIENVDSLSETLNTMFSFEMENEESTVVDKIYVNPYLFDKLSANPFKQHLRSYPIEFGTKKRLGATIAISIPDGYEVEYVPQNKKIVLPERNASYSADYKIDDNIVVIQSVLKLGNDVYEREYYQYFKELFGQIIKEQNETIILRKRQSGSTKSK, encoded by the coding sequence ATGAAAAAAATTAGGCTGCTATTTATTGCAGTTTTTAGCTTTGTTGGCGCTTTTGCCCAAGAAAACCTCTCTTTTGTCAAAGAAATACCCTATAAATTCGGCAATGTTTCAATGAATGAACTGCTTCTAGAGAAGTATGATAAGGATACATCAGCGAATGCGATCGTGCTGGATGAATTTGGAGAATCTTATATTGATGATCAGGATCCCAGTATGTTAATAGTTGACTATTATGGTAAATTGAAAATTTTTAATCAAAAAGGTCAGCCTGAGTCCACAATTGTAATTCCGTTATATGTAGGAGGATTTGGGGAAGAAAAGGTTGATGCTATCCAGGCTTGGACATACAATCTGGAGAATGGTAAAATAATAAAAGCGAAACTGGCCTATAAGGACTTTGTCATGGAAAAGCAAAACGACAAATACAATGTTCTAAAGTTCACCTTTCCGATGGTAAAACCAGGCTCAGTTCTAGAATATAAATACACGCTAAAGACTCCGTATTACTTTTATAATTTTAAAGAATGGCATTTTCAGGCGGCAATACCTAAAGTTCGAAGTGAATATTGGGCGAAAATTCCAGGGTATTTTACCTATAAAATTACTCTTAAAGGTTTGGAGAAATTAACCAAGAATTCCTCAACCGTGCAAAAAGAATGCTTCAACCCTCCAGGGCGACTGGCTGCTGATTGTTTATTCTTGCAAGTTGCAATGGATTCGGTCCCGGCATTAAAAGCTGAAGAATTCATGACCACTTTAAGAAATTACCTTTCTCGAGTGGAGTTTGAAATTGAAGAATTTCAGTATACTAATGGCAGTAGAAAAAAGTTTACTAATACATGGGAAGACGTGGAACGACAGTTATTGTCAGATCCTAAGTTTGGTCCGATATTTCAGAAAAATCAAAAGTTTTATCAGCAATTGCTAAAGCCTGAGTTCTTAACAATAACTGATTCGTTGAAAAGAGCAACTGTAATTGTAGATTTCTTGAAAAAAGAACTTTCATGGAATGGTAAGCATGGTGTTTTGGCAGAAAATGAACCTAAAGATATTTGGAGTAAAAAAGAAGGTTCAGTAGCTGAAATCAATTTGTTTTTGATTGGAATGTTAAAAGCTGCTGGATTGAAGGCCGAACCCGTAATTCTCTCCACTCGAGAAAATGGATATGTTAATAACCTGTACCCGGTATTAACTGATTTCAATTATGTTGTGGCAAGAGTAATGATCAACAATAAAGAGTATTTATTAGATATTACTGAAAAGATGCTGCCGTTTGGCCTTTTACCATTGCGTTGTATCAATAATGAAGGTCGACTAATTGTGCTGAAAAAATCAGGATGGATAAAGCTCGTTCCAAATTTTTATGATATGAGTCAATCTATTATTAATATGGCTGTAAAGCCCAATGGGTCGGTACAAGGGACCTGTCAGATGAGTAAGCTCTATTATCAGGCATTAAATGATCGAAAAGAAATTGCTAGATTTTCGACACTGGATGATTATGTTAAAGCATATCAGAAAAAACTTACTCCAGTAAAGATAAGTGACTTTAAAATTGAAAATGTTGATAGTTTATCTGAAACGTTAAATACAATGTTTTCTTTCGAGATGGAAAATGAAGAATCAACTGTAGTCGATAAAATCTATGTAAATCCTTATCTGTTTGATAAGCTATCGGCAAATCCCTTTAAACAGCATTTGCGTTCATATCCAATAGAGTTTGGAACAAAAAAGCGTTTGGGTGCAACCATAGCCATTAGTATTCCTGATGGATATGAGGTAGAATATGTTCCTCAGAATAAGAAAATTGTTCTTCCGGAAAGAAATGCCTCTTATTCAGCTGACTATAAAATTGATGATAACATTGTTGTAATTCAAAGTGTTCTAAAGCTCGGTAATGATGTATACGAGCGAGAGTATTATCAATATTTTAAAGAGCTCTTTGGGCAGATAATAAAAGAACAAAACGAAACAATTATACTTCGTAAAAGACAAAGCGGATCAACTAAATCAAAATAA
- a CDS encoding universal stress protein, producing the protein MKTILLPTDFSKSASNALEFAKQLAITHDYKIKLLHIVQTMVDPNMPPEIIDDVLTTQEKEAREHNEQLKRELESAGIEVESITRRGFLIESEILEELTQDNINLIIMGTKGANDLVEKLLGSNASSIIERATCPVLVVPTAANPGKSIKKIVYATQFHGEELPFVERIIEFGNAINAETTVLKINTNEKQEESLINKLKLVSSTHKCRIETYTAVSESTGIIEYAQKYGADLLVMVTHKRTLLEKFFTPSLTKKLAEHSDIPLLAYHG; encoded by the coding sequence ATGAAAACCATATTACTTCCAACTGACTTTTCTAAATCTGCCTCAAATGCGCTTGAGTTTGCGAAGCAATTAGCGATTACTCATGATTATAAAATCAAGTTACTGCATATTGTGCAAACTATGGTTGATCCTAATATGCCCCCTGAAATAATTGACGATGTACTCACCACTCAGGAAAAAGAAGCCAGAGAGCATAACGAGCAATTGAAGCGAGAACTTGAAAGTGCCGGCATTGAAGTAGAAAGCATTACCCGTCGCGGTTTTTTGATTGAAAGTGAAATTTTGGAAGAACTTACCCAGGATAATATTAACCTGATTATTATGGGAACTAAAGGTGCGAATGACCTGGTTGAAAAATTATTGGGCAGCAATGCTTCTTCAATCATTGAGCGTGCAACCTGTCCGGTACTTGTTGTTCCCACAGCTGCAAATCCAGGTAAGTCAATAAAGAAGATTGTTTATGCTACACAATTTCATGGAGAGGAACTCCCGTTTGTTGAACGAATCATTGAATTTGGCAATGCTATTAATGCAGAAACAACGGTATTAAAAATAAACACTAATGAAAAGCAAGAAGAGTCGTTGATTAACAAGCTTAAACTTGTGTCTTCAACTCACAAATGTCGTATTGAAACTTATACTGCAGTATCTGAATCAACAGGAATAATAGAATATGCACAAAAATATGGTGCCGATTTACTGGTAATGGTAACACACAAACGCACCTTACTTGAAAAGTTCTTTACTCCTAGCCTTACCAAAAAACTGGCTGAACATTCTGACATTCCTTTACTAGCCTACCACGGTTAA
- a CDS encoding aminotransferase class V-fold PLP-dependent enzyme, with product MLDIVKVRKDTAGVANQIHLNNAGASLPVDKVRETMISYINEEMLYGGYETADKSAAALNETYELAAKLINCSGDEIAFTQNASLSWNLAFYSIPFEKGDLILTSDVEYVSNFINFLKLKKEKQVDIVLIPQDEYGMVDCLKLEQMITNKVKLIAITHIPSNSGLINPAEEIGAIAAKYGILYLLDSCQSVGQLPIDVKKIQCSFLTATGRKYLRGPRGTGFLFVDKNVLPKLNPVYLDSYSASWTSSDEFIINPTAKRFETFERNIAGQLGLGEAIRYALAIGVENGWQRIKELSAYLREGLASIDSIKLQDIGNEKCGMVTFTHNRIEPLVVQKLLHQQGININSPGKQSALLDMEKRNLERVNRASVHYYNTKEELDVLLEKLKKM from the coding sequence ATGTTGGATATTGTAAAAGTTCGTAAGGATACTGCCGGAGTTGCTAATCAAATTCATTTGAATAATGCGGGAGCATCTCTTCCTGTTGATAAGGTGCGGGAAACAATGATCAGCTATATAAATGAAGAAATGTTATATGGAGGATATGAAACAGCCGATAAATCCGCAGCTGCCTTGAACGAAACTTATGAACTTGCAGCCAAGTTGATTAATTGTAGTGGAGATGAAATTGCTTTTACTCAAAATGCATCGCTGTCCTGGAATCTAGCATTTTATTCAATTCCTTTTGAAAAGGGTGATTTAATTCTAACATCTGATGTTGAATACGTATCGAACTTTATTAATTTTTTAAAGCTGAAAAAGGAGAAGCAAGTTGACATTGTTTTAATTCCACAGGATGAATATGGAATGGTGGACTGTCTCAAGCTTGAGCAAATGATAACGAACAAGGTTAAATTGATTGCCATTACTCATATTCCCTCTAATAGTGGATTAATAAACCCTGCTGAAGAAATTGGTGCAATTGCTGCGAAATATGGCATTTTATACTTGTTAGACAGCTGTCAGTCGGTAGGTCAGTTACCTATTGATGTAAAAAAAATACAATGCAGTTTTTTAACTGCAACAGGGCGGAAATACTTGAGAGGTCCGCGCGGTACAGGTTTTTTGTTTGTGGATAAGAATGTTTTACCTAAGCTGAATCCTGTTTATTTGGATAGTTATTCAGCTTCATGGACGTCTTCTGATGAATTTATAATAAACCCAACAGCCAAAAGATTTGAAACTTTTGAACGCAACATTGCTGGACAGTTAGGCTTAGGAGAAGCAATTAGGTATGCTTTAGCTATTGGCGTGGAAAACGGGTGGCAACGGATAAAAGAACTTTCTGCCTACTTAAGGGAAGGTTTGGCCAGTATTGACTCAATTAAACTCCAAGATATAGGTAATGAAAAATGCGGGATGGTTACATTTACTCACAACCGAATTGAACCTTTGGTAGTGCAGAAACTACTTCATCAGCAAGGAATTAATATTAATTCGCCTGGTAAACAAAGTGCATTGCTCGATATGGAGAAGCGTAACTTAGAGAGAGTTAACAGGGCTTCAGTTCATTATTATAACACCAAGGAAGAACTGGATGTATTATTGGAGAAGTTGAAAAAAATGTAA
- a CDS encoding FtsB family cell division protein, translated as MQKIVSIIKNKYYLTLVLFFVWMLFLDRNDFISQYEYRQKLHQIRKDQDYYKEEIIKVKKDLKELSTDPQQLEKFAREKYLMKKDGEDIFVIVSENEEMKNK; from the coding sequence ATGCAAAAAATCGTATCTATCATCAAAAACAAATACTACCTAACACTGGTGTTGTTTTTCGTATGGATGCTATTTTTAGACCGCAATGACTTTATTTCTCAGTATGAATACCGCCAAAAACTTCACCAAATACGTAAAGACCAGGATTATTATAAAGAAGAAATCATTAAGGTAAAAAAAGACTTAAAAGAGCTCTCTACCGACCCTCAACAGCTCGAAAAATTTGCCCGAGAGAAATACCTTATGAAAAAAGATGGTGAAGATATTTTTGTCATTGTATCCGAAAATGAAGAAATGAAAAACAAATGA